One window of the Streptomyces asoensis genome contains the following:
- a CDS encoding SpdD protein — MFRPKLPDVPTPPSTLIPQQHCQRSPAPAAGRSLSPYAGPVAAVLVGGVVLTALLAAVAITAISVAIAAVVLRSLLNNANRH, encoded by the coding sequence ATGTTCCGCCCCAAGCTGCCCGACGTCCCCACTCCGCCGTCGACCCTCATCCCGCAGCAGCACTGCCAGCGCAGCCCGGCCCCCGCCGCGGGCCGCTCGCTCAGCCCCTACGCGGGCCCGGTCGCTGCGGTCCTCGTCGGCGGAGTCGTCCTCACCGCGCTCCTGGCGGCGGTCGCCATCACGGCCATCTCCGTGGCCATCGCCGCCGTGGTCCTGCGCTCGCTCCTGAACAACGCCAACAGGCACTGA
- a CDS encoding replication initiator: MLASLGTMPELARQLSGLGGCTHPVRLDGHRTEYAVDTTTGEIGRTLHHLDSTALPAGQLLVRCNNRRATRCPACAETYRRGTYHLITAGLRGGKGTSDQVATHPRVFATFTAPGFGPVHNRRSDGRPCRCGARHDENDSTLGTPLDPDRYDYVAAVLWNAHAGHLWRRFSIYLRREIAKRAGLTQRAFRDHARVSFAKVAEYQKRGAVHFHAVIRIDGPEGGDTSPPAWATAELLTDAIQAAATAARVEGPTVDGRAHIFAFGRQLDVRTIRSADFDDGQELTERAVASYIAKYATKGAETATGTLDRPLKFLAELAQARISDHAGRMIRVAWTLGARPELAELRLRAWAHMLGFRGHFSTKSRRYSTTLGALRTARADWRRAQVAAVVEPGPTETTLVLSHWAFAGTGLSRAEAWLAASLEPAPGTEGEPTA; encoded by the coding sequence ATGCTGGCCTCCCTCGGCACCATGCCCGAGCTGGCCCGCCAACTCTCCGGTCTGGGCGGCTGCACCCACCCCGTCCGCCTCGACGGCCACCGCACCGAATACGCCGTCGACACGACAACCGGCGAGATCGGCCGCACTCTGCATCACCTCGACTCGACAGCCCTCCCGGCCGGACAACTCCTCGTCCGCTGCAACAACCGCCGCGCGACCCGCTGCCCGGCCTGTGCCGAGACCTACCGTCGCGGCACCTACCACCTGATCACCGCCGGACTGCGCGGCGGCAAAGGCACTTCGGACCAGGTGGCCACACACCCCCGCGTCTTCGCCACCTTCACCGCGCCCGGCTTCGGCCCGGTCCACAACCGCCGATCCGACGGACGCCCCTGCCGCTGCGGCGCCCGCCACGACGAGAACGACAGCACGTTAGGCACGCCCCTCGATCCGGACCGGTACGACTACGTAGCGGCCGTGCTCTGGAACGCCCACGCCGGGCACCTCTGGCGGCGCTTCTCGATCTACCTCCGCCGGGAGATCGCCAAGCGCGCCGGACTCACCCAACGAGCCTTCCGCGACCACGCACGCGTCTCCTTCGCGAAGGTCGCCGAGTACCAGAAGCGCGGTGCCGTGCACTTCCACGCGGTCATCCGTATCGACGGCCCGGAAGGCGGCGACACCTCACCGCCCGCCTGGGCGACGGCAGAGCTCCTGACGGACGCCATCCAAGCCGCGGCCACCGCCGCCCGCGTCGAGGGCCCGACCGTCGACGGACGCGCGCACATCTTCGCGTTCGGCCGCCAACTCGACGTCCGCACGATCCGATCCGCCGACTTCGACGACGGCCAGGAGCTCACCGAACGAGCCGTCGCCTCGTACATCGCGAAGTACGCGACCAAGGGTGCCGAGACGGCGACCGGCACTCTCGACCGTCCGCTCAAATTCCTCGCCGAGCTCGCCCAAGCGCGCATCTCAGACCACGCCGGACGCATGATCCGCGTCGCCTGGACCCTCGGCGCACGCCCCGAACTCGCCGAGCTCCGCCTACGGGCCTGGGCTCACATGCTCGGCTTCCGCGGCCACTTCTCCACCAAGTCCCGCCGCTACTCCACCACCCTCGGCGCACTCCGAACTGCCCGCGCCGACTGGCGACGCGCACAGGTCGCTGCGGTGGTCGAGCCAGGGCCGACGGAAACGACCCTCGTCCTCTCGCACTGGGCCTTCGCCGGAACCGGCCTCTCCCGCGCCGAAGCCTGGCTGGCCGCATCCCTCGAACCCGCTCCCGGCACGGAAGGGGAACCCACCGCATGA